The window CCCTTTTGAAAATTCTCGATAGCATTCATGTGCCAGCCAGAAAAACTGTCGTTTCAGCCATGATTGATGAATTTAAGATACTGATCGAAGAGTATAAAATATCAGTGTTTGCACCAGAAATGAAAACCATCTGTAAGGTTTCAGAAAAAAGATTAGTCAAGAAAATTCAAGAGATTCACGAACAGCTTTAGGAGCCGAATAACTTATTTCTTTTTTTTGTAGCATATTTCTGCATCAGAGGGGCGAACATAGCTTGGAGAGGCGGAAGCTGGGTTTAAAAAGTTGTTGGAGTGCCATTGGCCAATGGCTAACATTCCAACAGCAGAAGCTCTTGGATAACAGATCTCGTGGGGGGCAAATGAAGCCATGAGTCCCAAACTATCTTGAAGTTCTGTTTTGTAGAGCAGAGAACCATCGCCGACAAACAAAACCGGCTCAGAAATTGTTTGGTAAATTGAGGCTATTGGAACTGAAAGCAGTTCGCTGCATCGATCGAGTTGTTGGGCAGAGCTGGTGGTATAAAATGCAGCAAAAACCTCTTTTTTCCTGGCATCAAGCATTGCACAGATAAGGCTGCTGGTCATGCCAACCTGAGCAGCTAAGGCATCCAGAGTATTGATCCCAATCAATGGCTTCTGAGTGGCAAAGGCCAGCCCTTTTGCTGTAGTGAGTCCTATTCGAATACCTGTGAAACTTCCAGGGCCCAGACTAATGGCGATTGCATCAACATCTTCAATCTTGAGTGAGGCATTTTCAAGTACAGTATCAATGGCGCCTAGCAGGCGCCTGGAGTGTGTGGTTGGGGATGTTATTGATAGTTCTGCCAGGCAAATGTCTGGTGATACAATCGCGACACTGCCGCACATTGTTGAGTTTTCAATTGCGAGAATCAGTGGTGGTTTGAGAGATGAGATGCCGTGTCGAGCCATGATGTACTTTAAAAGTGATCTGCTGGAGGAGTGATCACTGTGATAAAATTCTGGCGAAATCATTGTAAAAGACAAAAAACATCAGTGATACAAGGAGAACCAGGCCAATTTGCTGAAGTATTTCTTGTGATCGCATACTCATAGGCTTTCGGCGTAATGCCTCGACAGAGAAAAATACAAGATGACCACCATCAAGAATTGGAATAGGAAATAAGTTAATAACGCCCAAGTTTACACTCAGCACGGCCATAAACGATAAAAGATTGAGCCATCCAGCTTCAAGTTGTTGACCTGCCATTTGAGCAATAAGAATCGGCCCGCCAATTTCAGAGGCAGGTACCACTCTTTGCACAATCTTCACAAGGCTCATAACGGTAAGGTATATATAAAACCATGTCTGTTCTAAGCCGACCATGAAGGCTTCAGGTAGAGTTGCTTTTTCATAAGTGACGTCATCATTCTTAGTTATGCCCATCAAATAACGTGTTTCGACCGCTTCACCAAAGATATTTTTTACTTCAGACTTGTCTGGTGTACCGATTAAAACTATTGACTCACCGTTACGCTCGACTGTGATGCGAAGTTCCCTGCCATTGCTTGATCGTATCGACTCGGATACATCCTCCCATTCAACAGTTGGGGTATCATCAATGGCTTTAATAATGTCGCCGGTCGTAAATCCGGCCTTTTGGGCCGGCGAGTCTGGAGACACCGTGCCAATTGTGGTCCCGGGAATAGGGTGAGGCATACCCATGTATGCAATGATAAAAAAGAAAATTAAAACGGCGGTCAATAAGTTAAATAAAGGTCCTGCCAGGACAACTAAAAAACGCTGTATGACGGGTTTTTCTGAGAAGGAACGTGACTTGTCATCATCAGTAAGCTCCTCTCCGGACTGTTCTCCAAGCATTTTGACGTAACCGCCCAATGGAAAGCAACCAATCCGGTACTCGGTTTCCCCGAACTGTTTGGCAATGATTTTGGGGCCAAATCCTAATGAAAATTTTAGCACTTTAATGCCGAAGAGTTTAGCGGTAATAAAATGGCCAAACTCATGCACGAAAATAAGCACACCTAAAACGAGTATAAAAGAAAAAACTGAGTTCATAGTTTATTAGAATTTCATGTAAGTAATGGATGATTTGATAGGTCTGGTGTTGGTATTTCCAGACCCTGTTTTTGTCTATTGTTCATCATAAAAGCTTCTATGATTGACTCGGCTTGAATACGAGAAGAAAGATCGGCCTCGATTATGGTCGTGAGGTCGGGTGAATTTACGTTTCTTGTGCGTTGCATGGTCTCAGCAACACACAGGGCAATCTCAGGAAAACGAATCCTCTCGTTTAAAAACGCATCAACGGCAATTTCATTGGCGGCGTTGAGTACTGCAGGCATAATCCCACCGAGTTTGCAG is drawn from Desulfobulbaceae bacterium and contains these coding sequences:
- the tsaB gene encoding tRNA (adenosine(37)-N6)-threonylcarbamoyltransferase complex dimerization subunit type 1 TsaB; the encoded protein is MARHGISSLKPPLILAIENSTMCGSVAIVSPDICLAELSITSPTTHSRRLLGAIDTVLENASLKIEDVDAIAISLGPGSFTGIRIGLTTAKGLAFATQKPLIGINTLDALAAQVGMTSSLICAMLDARKKEVFAAFYTTSSAQQLDRCSELLSVPIASIYQTISEPVLFVGDGSLLYKTELQDSLGLMASFAPHEICYPRASAVGMLAIGQWHSNNFLNPASASPSYVRPSDAEICYKKKK
- a CDS encoding DUF3418 domain-containing protein, encoding LLKILDSIHVPARKTVVSAMIDEFKILIEEYKISVFAPEMKTICKVSEKRLVKKIQEIHEQL
- the rseP gene encoding RIP metalloprotease RseP produces the protein MNSVFSFILVLGVLIFVHEFGHFITAKLFGIKVLKFSLGFGPKIIAKQFGETEYRIGCFPLGGYVKMLGEQSGEELTDDDKSRSFSEKPVIQRFLVVLAGPLFNLLTAVLIFFFIIAYMGMPHPIPGTTIGTVSPDSPAQKAGFTTGDIIKAIDDTPTVEWEDVSESIRSSNGRELRITVERNGESIVLIGTPDKSEVKNIFGEAVETRYLMGITKNDDVTYEKATLPEAFMVGLEQTWFYIYLTVMSLVKIVQRVVPASEIGGPILIAQMAGQQLEAGWLNLLSFMAVLSVNLGVINLFPIPILDGGHLVFFSVEALRRKPMSMRSQEILQQIGLVLLVSLMFFVFYNDFARILSQ